The genomic DNA GATATACTCACACGCCATGGAAAGGCCATGGAGCCGCGCGCGGCATCCGATCTTATCGAAAGGATAGGGTTTAATCCGGCTTCCCTGGCCGCCGCATTAGAAAAACTGGTCAGTTACAGCGGTGAAAGAAAGACCATCACCCTGAAAGATATTGACGCGGTAGTGAAACGGGAAAGGGAAGAGCCGATTTATGAACTGACCGGGGCATTCGGTGACCGGGATGCCGAGAAGGCCCTTTCTTCCCTGAGTCTGCTCCTTGACCAGGGTTATGTGCCGCTCCAGATACTGGCTGCCCTCACCAAACAGATTCGCCGCCTCCTCCTGGCCAGGTGGGCGTTGGATACGAGTCTGGATTTTTTGGGAAAAGGGGATGTCACGTATCAAGGCCTTCAGCAGGGACTGCCGGGGCTTAAGAAAGAAGGAAAGATACCTAAGGAGCTGGAAAAACTTTCACCGTACCCGCTTTTCTTGCTTTTAAAACAGGCCAGGGGTTTTCAAATTGAGCATCTTGTTCAGTGTATGTCCGAACTCCTTAAGGTCGATATGGCCCTCAAATCCGGCGGGATAGCGCCTAAGCTTTTACTGGAAGACTTGATCCTGAAATGCCTGGTTTTTAATCCTGAGACTGCCGGTCGATCTGCCAAATAAAAAACCCCGGAGGGGTTCCGCCCTCCGGGGGTTCGGGGTTAGGTAGTTAGGTTGACCGACCACCTTATCTTTTTGTCTATCCCGGAATGCCGTTTAGAGCCGTCGAGCTCGAAGTGCTCTCTTTTTAAGTTTTGCCATCCATTACCGGGCATCTGCCGCAGATGAGGATCGCTTTTACTTTTTTAGTTATTAGACTCGGCCGACGCTCAAATCACGCACAACCCAGGAAGCTGTATGTTATGATTTTCTTATCGGCGGCATAGCCCGGTAACTTTAATCAAAATTAAATTATACATATAAATATACATGATTTCAATTAGATAATGATGATATATAATGTATATTATTAGGTATTAGGTAACAATTTAGCATTTTGAAACTGCATGATAAAAATTGCAAAGAAACATATCAAATCGGGAAATTAGGAAGAAAGGGGCTTGAAAGAATTCAGGAAGACGTTTGAATCAGGAACTCAGAAAATCAGGAAAGTATTTTTGAGAAATTGATTTTCAGCAGTTCGACTTCTGGTTGCTCTGTTCTTTCATGAGTTCGTGAGTTCCAGATTAATAGCCTTTTCTGAATGTAGGACGGTTTCAAGCAACTAATGTGTTACGGTATTAGTTATTTCTGTTTGGATCATCACTTTCAGCGGTCATTTCACTTGCGCCGGGCTGATGATTATTAAACAGTGACTACCGGGCACATTCCGAGGGATCGTCCTTGATTTTGGCCAGGGCATGGGGGAGAGCAGGCAGGAGGGTGGTTAAATTTTCACGGGCGCCTTTCGGGCTGCCCGGCAGATTAATAATCAGGGTCTCTTTCCTTATCCCGGCTAAGGCCCGTGAGAGCATGGCATGCGGCGTTTTTTGCAGGCTGGCGGTGCGCATGGCCTCGGCCATGCCCGGGACTTCCCGTTCAATAACCATGGCCGTGGCCTCCGGAGTCACATCTCGCGGGGAAAGTCCTGTACCGCCTGTGGTCACGATCATATCTGCTTTTTCCACATCTACCAAGCGCACTAAGGTGTTGACAATAACGGTTAGATCATCAGGGATGATGGTATAGGCGGCGATA from Desulfovibrionales bacterium includes the following:
- a CDS encoding MogA/MoaB family molybdenum cofactor biosynthesis protein; translated protein: MYTAAIVTISDKGSEGKREDLSGPELKKILSKAGYRIAAYTIIPDDLTVIVNTLVRLVDVEKADMIVTTGGTGLSPRDVTPEATAMVIEREVPGMAEAMRTASLQKTPHAMLSRALAGIRKETLIINLPGSPKGARENLTTLLPALPHALAKIKDDPSECAR